In one window of Bizionia sp. M204 DNA:
- a CDS encoding GNAT family N-acetyltransferase, translating into MIRKGTNEDIDTILEITKACAIDMISKNIQQWNSKYPNRSAFENDVARNELYVLEEAKKIIGCLVLSTKMDAEYETIDWLTPNSNNLYVHRVAIHPDYQGKGWARKLMNFAENMANKNEFTSIRLDTFSKNARNQKFYELRGYKKLGSIYFPKQSEHPFYCYEFVL; encoded by the coding sequence ATGATTCGGAAAGGAACCAATGAAGATATTGATACAATTTTAGAAATTACCAAAGCCTGTGCTATTGATATGATTTCTAAAAACATACAACAATGGAATTCTAAATACCCTAACCGAAGTGCCTTTGAAAATGATGTGGCTAGAAACGAATTATACGTTCTAGAGGAAGCTAAAAAAATTATAGGCTGTTTAGTGCTTTCTACTAAAATGGATGCCGAATACGAAACTATAGACTGGCTAACACCAAACTCCAATAACTTATATGTTCATAGGGTAGCTATACACCCGGATTACCAAGGTAAAGGATGGGCTAGAAAACTGATGAATTTTGCCGAAAATATGGCAAACAAAAATGAATTTACCTCTATCAGATTAGATACCTTTTCAAAGAACGCTAGAAACCAAAAGTTTTACGAACTTCGCGGTTATAAAAAATTAGGGTCTATTTATTTTCCAAAACAAAGCGAACATCCCTTTTACTGTTATGAATTTGTATTGTGA